In one window of Negativicutes bacterium DNA:
- the hrcA gene encoding heat-inducible transcription repressor HrcA, which produces MLDERKQKILQAIIDDYISTAEPIGSRTIARKYNLGVSSATIRNEMADLELLGYLEQLHTSSGRVPSGKGYRLYVDDLLAPSKISEKEINLIASWYNSRTKSIEEVFQETAKIISRLTKNVSLVMAPQLSQSTFRCLQFVALDKNQAIVIVMTDAGFIENKIIDIPHGTSIEDLQKIATIINGHLSGLMLDEIKTSLIKKIKNEVNLDLFEATFDSILKALAIEKKERLYLGGTTQLLSQPEFRNVEKVKDILTMLEEEQLLCDLLNSQNGDGVTVTIGQENKYSGIKDCSIIKATYHIKGKVIGTVAVLGPTRMEYGKIITLLEFMHGNLGQILKKYIF; this is translated from the coding sequence GTGCTGGATGAACGAAAACAAAAGATTCTCCAAGCGATTATTGATGATTATATTTCCACCGCAGAGCCTATTGGTTCAAGGACAATTGCCCGAAAATATAATTTAGGTGTCAGTTCTGCTACTATTAGAAATGAGATGGCTGATTTGGAGCTGTTAGGTTATTTAGAACAGCTACATACTTCTTCTGGTCGTGTGCCGTCCGGAAAAGGTTATCGCTTATATGTAGATGATTTATTAGCGCCAAGTAAAATCTCTGAAAAAGAAATTAATTTAATAGCAAGTTGGTATAACTCCAGAACAAAGTCGATTGAAGAGGTTTTTCAGGAAACTGCTAAGATTATTTCTCGATTGACTAAAAATGTTTCTTTGGTTATGGCGCCTCAATTGTCACAATCTACCTTTAGGTGTTTGCAATTTGTCGCATTAGATAAAAATCAAGCTATTGTGATTGTTATGACCGATGCCGGTTTCATTGAGAATAAAATTATAGATATTCCTCATGGAACAAGTATTGAAGATTTACAAAAGATAGCTACAATCATTAATGGACATTTATCAGGATTGATGTTAGATGAAATAAAGACATCCTTGATAAAAAAAATAAAAAATGAAGTTAATTTGGACTTGTTTGAAGCAACTTTTGACTCGATTTTAAAGGCTTTAGCAATTGAAAAAAAAGAACGACTTTACCTTGGTGGGACAACGCAATTGTTAAGTCAGCCTGAATTTCGTAATGTTGAAAAAGTCAAAGATATTTTAACAATGTTAGAAGAAGAACAACTGTTATGTGATTTGCTTAATTCACAAAATGGTGATGGTGTTACAGTTACTATTGGACAAGAAAATAAATATAGTGGAATAAAAGATTGTAGCATTATAAAAGCTACTTATCATATTAAAGGTAAAGTCATTGGAACTGTGGCTGTTCTAGGTCCGACCAGGATGGAATATGGTAAAATTATAACATTGCTGGAGTTTATGCATGGTAATTTAGGACAAATATTGAAGAAATATATTTTCTAA
- a CDS encoding TCP-1/cpn60 chaperonin family protein, whose protein sequence is MEENKLKQTDSNAEIQDTATALSTNVNAVRAVARAVEGTIGPKGLDTMLVDNYGDVIVTNDGVTILEKMEVNHPAAKMLINIAKAQQEAVGDGTTTATIMAGSMVSEGLFQVIKGVPVARVIEGIKYSLEQALLFIKNSAIKIELLDDENLYNIAMVSGREHSDIAKLVVEAAKLIGREKLCDNNFKLAETIIAKESADNEVFMGVVVTKERMSKEMPDSIENVGILLIDDALEPEEMTSEALRTDAGFQRYLLLQEEFKNNIHKIIDTGVKLILVDRGVNEVAEEMLTDAGVMVLRRVEHAEMEKVAEHIGARMIKRNGLKKSLEELTRYIGFAQKVYEDNKLEQVRILGGKGKPMATVLVGAATQEVVGERARIAKDAASSVQATVKEGYIAGGGALEIATAQKIEGLRENIGGMSAYGVDCVVNALKRPLTQIINNAGYNPLEKLEEVIATQKKLNNTNLAIDCNTGNVADMLSLGVIDPMLVKYHAVKAAGEVAIAILRIDTIIRKKDESNIEEN, encoded by the coding sequence TTGGAGGAAAATAAATTGAAACAAACTGATAGTAATGCAGAAATACAGGATACAGCGACAGCCTTAAGTACCAATGTAAATGCCGTTAGAGCTGTTGCAAGAGCAGTTGAAGGAACGATTGGTCCGAAGGGGCTTGATACAATGCTGGTTGATAATTATGGTGATGTTATTGTCACCAATGATGGTGTTACCATTTTGGAAAAAATGGAAGTTAATCATCCGGCGGCCAAGATGCTTATTAACATTGCGAAAGCTCAACAAGAAGCAGTGGGTGATGGTACGACAACTGCGACAATTATGGCCGGTAGCATGGTTTCGGAAGGGTTGTTTCAAGTTATCAAAGGTGTTCCCGTAGCTAGAGTAATCGAAGGAATTAAATATTCTCTAGAGCAGGCACTGCTTTTCATTAAGAACAGTGCAATTAAAATTGAGTTATTGGATGATGAAAATCTTTATAACATTGCGATGGTATCTGGTCGTGAACATAGTGACATTGCTAAGTTAGTAGTTGAAGCAGCCAAATTAATTGGTAGGGAAAAATTGTGTGACAATAATTTTAAATTGGCAGAAACCATTATTGCTAAAGAAAGTGCAGATAATGAAGTTTTTATGGGAGTTGTTGTTACCAAAGAGCGAATGAGTAAGGAAATGCCGGATAGTATTGAAAATGTTGGGATTTTACTTATTGATGATGCTCTGGAACCGGAAGAAATGACAAGTGAAGCACTAAGAACAGATGCTGGATTTCAGCGCTATTTATTGTTGCAAGAAGAATTTAAGAACAATATACATAAAATCATTGATACTGGAGTAAAACTTATTTTAGTGGATCGCGGTGTTAATGAAGTGGCTGAAGAAATGTTAACTGATGCCGGTGTAATGGTGTTACGCCGCGTTGAACATGCTGAAATGGAAAAAGTAGCAGAACATATCGGTGCAAGAATGATTAAGCGGAATGGCCTTAAAAAATCATTAGAAGAGTTAACAAGATATATTGGTTTTGCCCAAAAAGTTTATGAAGATAATAAGCTTGAGCAAGTGAGAATTTTGGGTGGTAAAGGAAAACCTATGGCAACCGTTTTGGTAGGAGCTGCAACGCAAGAGGTTGTTGGTGAAAGAGCCAGAATCGCTAAAGATGCTGCTTCCAGTGTTCAAGCTACCGTTAAAGAAGGTTATATTGCCGGTGGTGGAGCACTTGAAATTGCGACTGCACAAAAAATCGAAGGGTTGCGAGAGAATATCGGTGGAATGTCGGCTTATGGTGTTGATTGTGTTGTCAATGCTTTAAAGAGGCCACTAACCCAAATTATTAATAATGCCGGCTATAATCCACTGGAAAAGTTGGAAGAAGTAATAGCAACCCAAAAAAAATTAAATAATACTAATTTAGCGATTGATTGCAATACCGGAAATGTTGCTGATATGTTATCATTAGGTGTCATTGATCCCATGTTGGTAAAATATCATGCTGTTAAAGCTGCCGGTGAAGTAGCAATAGCTATTTTAAGAATAGATACTATCATCCGTAAAAAAGATGAGTCTAATATTGAAGAAAACTAA